The following are from one region of the Juglans regia cultivar Chandler chromosome 10, Walnut 2.0, whole genome shotgun sequence genome:
- the LOC118349719 gene encoding uncharacterized protein LOC118349719, with product MGSPVMWREYGGRWWHDGGAGAQRPCGLKPCVEAQRRARGAENGGMRSPAGGEKNGRRILSASSISSQLSTIETLTGNNYVRWKRDVEIALGLLGLDFVLEDQPSKPTDKSTAEYVAEYQEWDRANRLCLKIIKRSISDSIMGAIPDSDNAKQFLGAIGQRFVESDKVETGDLMDRMMSMKYDGSSGVREYIMKMIHISSKLEALKIPIAEPFLVYHVLNSLPSQFNQLKVAYNAQRDK from the exons aTGGGGTCGCCGGTGATGTGGAGAGAATatggtggccgatggtggcACGACGGCGGCGCCGGAGCACAAAGGCCATGTGGCTTGAAGCCTTGCGTGGAGGCTCAACGCAGAGCGAGAGGGGCTGAAAACGGAGGgatgaggtcgccggccggtggggagaaGAATGGGAGGCGCA TTTTGAGTGCCTCCTCTATTTCAAGTCAATTATCTACTATTGAAACTTTGACTGGGAATAATTATGTGAGATGGAAACGAGATGTAGAAATTGCTCTTGGtcttttgggattggattttgtCCTAGAAGACCAACCTTCAAAACCTACTGATAAGAGTACTGCCGAATATGTGGCTGAATATCAAGAGTGGGATAGGGCAAACAGACTTTGTCTAAAGATTATCAAGCGTTCTATATCAGATTCCATTATGGGAGCTATTCCAGACAGTGATAATGCTAAGCAATTTTTGGGTGCCATAGGACAAAGGTTTGTTGAATCCGATAAAGTTGAAACTGGAGACCTGATGGATAGAATGAtgagtatgaaatatgatggttcTAGTGGAGTTAGGGagtatattatgaaaatgatacatatatccTCTAAGCTAGAAGCCCTCAAAATTCCCATTGCTGAACCTTTTCTGGTTTATCATGTTCTTAATAGTCTTCCTAGCCAGTTTAATCAGCTAAAGGTAGCTTACAATGCTCAGCGAGATAAATGA